The nucleotide window CGCATGTTTGCCGGGGAGTGAAAAGCTTCCTCGCCCAAAGCCCAGGCCCGCAACGCCGCCTTGCTCGCGCACGGCGTGCTCCGCGTGCCCGCCGGCCACGTGACCGGCAAGCCCTTGTGCCGCGCCCAGCGCTGCACCGTACGCACGCTGCGGTCCAGATACGCCGCGATCTCCTTCCATCCCGACAACAGTTCTTCACATCGCCCGATCATCGTATTCCTCCGAGGGTGCGGGGGCGCGCGCCTTCACCTATCGCGAATTGACCGGGTATCGGCCGCGAAAAAAAAGACCCGCGCGACACGATGGGCTTTCGCGTTGGCCGGCGGGCGACGCCATCGCGCGACGTGTCGCGACAACGCCAACATTCCGCGCGAAACGCCCGACGCTAGTTTTTCAGGACGTCCGGAAAATCGCGGAGGATGACGCGTTCGAGGTCCGCGGCCAGTTTCTCGTGCCCTTCGGGGTTCAGGTGGTGACTTGAACGCAGCACATGGGACTTGAAGTAGCGAATGGGAAAGGCGCTCGAGCGGGCGTTCGACGACTCGCGCAGTTTTTGCAACTCGCCGTTTAAAAGCGACGGCGGAAGGCTTTCCCGATATTGGCGATCCACGATCGCCTTGAAGGTGAACAGGATCGGGGTGTCGCGTTTCTCGAGGACGTGCAGAAGATTCCGAACGGACGCGAGCGAATCCGGCACCCGCGTCTGATGCCGGTCGCCGATCTCTTTTACCCACAAAAAGAACAATGCAATGCGCCCGAGCCGCGTGTTGGCGACGAGGTTGTCCTCGTAGAGGGGATTCAAGGCCACGACGGGATCGTCGTCGTTCGCATTGATTTGAAAAATGACGAGCGCCGCGTCAAATCGCCCCGCCATATCCTCGGCCATCATGGAACTCTGATACCCGGTATATCCGAGGACACCGAAGTTCAGGACGTTCGCGCGGCCCGCGAGCCGTTGGCCAAGCCGGTAAGCATAGGTTTCGTCCCCGTTGACGCCCATGCCGAACGTCACCGAGTCGCCGACGCAGATGATGTATGGGGGAGCGTATTCCCGCGGCGTGCCCGAATCGGCGATGCGTTCCCCGTATGGTCCCGTGACGTAGCTCAGCACGCGATGGTCTTTCGGCAAATAGTGAAAGTCGTAAACGCGCGTGAGCGCCCGCACCCGATAGCGCAGAACGTCGTCCAACTCCAGCAAGTCGTGCAAATCCGGCAGGACGAGATAACTGGCGAAATGCGCGCCGAGAATCGTCACCGCGATCGCGAGGATGACGGCGCGCGTTTTCCGATACAGGCGGACCAGCGAGCGCCTGAGGCTCCACGAGCGCCGGGGCGGCGGTGTCGCGAGACGCGGTTTCGCGCCCATGCCTCTCCCGATTCAGCCGGACGTTTTCAAGACTCGGCCTCCGTCACCGCGCCCTCGCGGATCGGATCGAAACCGAGATAATCGATCAGCACCGCGCGGTAACGGCGGTCGAGCACCGTAATGCGTTCGCGGGACGCGATGTCGCGGACCCACTCCTTGAGGAGCTTCAGATAAAGCTCCTGGCGGCGCGTCTTGTCTTCGGGCGACAGCGCCTCGGACGCGGTCTCCCCGCCCGCCGGCGCGGCCGCTTCGGGACCCGCGTTTTCCATCCGTTGCTGATCCATCGCCAGGCGAACCTGCAAGTCGAGCTTCTTGTCGACGAACCGTTTGACGACGAAAACGTTGCGGAATCGGTAATTGATGTCGATGCCGTATTCGGCGGTCTGATCGGCGTCGTCCGGCAGCGTGCCGTCCTTGAGTTCCATCTCATTCAGGAAGACGACGTAATCGCCCGCGCCGCCGAAGAGCGCGCGGAACGGCACGGTCATGTTGTCGACCTCTTCGGTGGTGATCGTCGAAAGGCCCATCTTGACGGCGGTGTTCATCAGCAGCCGGCGAACGACGAGTTCCAGAAAGACCTGCCGATCGTTCAGCGAATCCTCTTGCCCCGGAAACAGCAGCGAGTCATGCGCGCGGCGCAGAATGCTCCCCTCCTGACGCACCTGCTGCATGGTGATGATGTCGTTGCCGATCTCGCAGAGGATTTTATCGACCGTCACGACCTTCGCGCGCGCGCCGGGCGCGGCGAAAATCAACGCCAGCGCGATCGCCGCGCCGGCTACCGCCATGCGAACGCCCGCGCGACGCGGACCGCAAGGCGCGCCCTCGCACCGGGTCCTGGCCGGGTTCGCGGCGGGTTTCGTCGTTCGATTCATCATTCGGATTCGCGTAGGCGGCGACCGGAGTCGAACCGGTGCATAAAGGTTTTGCAGACCTTCGCCTTAACCACTTGGCTACGCCGCCATTTTATCGCCGGCAGGGCGCCTGCCGGGCGGAGATGGCAATATCGCAGGGGCTGGGGCGTGTCAAGGAAACTGCAAAGTGTGGAGTGCGGAGTGCGGAGTGCGGAATGCCATCACGAGAGACTTTGCCTGGATTTGGCTGTTTTCGCGGATGCCACTACTATTTTCAGAATTTCCGACGTTTCGCGCATCAGATCCGCCAAGCGCTGTTCCTTTACGATTTCGCTTTTTACCAGCAACTCCATCCAGAATAACGACTCGTCGCATTCCTCCTCGACGATCCCGAGCTTGAATACAAAGTCCTTTTTCGATTTGGCGCGACAGGCTGCCCGGTAATTCGCGGCAACGGAGGTGCCGGCGCGCAATAGCTGCCTCGCGATCGTGTCCGCCGCACGAGATTTCGGCAAGGATTCCGTTAGACGAAGAATTCGCAAGGCGAATTCAGACGTGCGAATCCGAAGGTTGTCGTGTTTCATTCGCGGGTCGATTCGTAGCCCCAAAACGATTCCGTCGTCAAACGAAATCGCGCGCCGGTTTCACTCCGCACTCCGCACTCCGCACTCCGCACTTCGAATTCTACTTCGCCTTCCCCGACACCCACGTCCGGTACGCCTCGATCTCCGCCTTCCACGCCTCGTACAACCCCGGATGCGTGTTCTTCATGTGGGCCTCCCAGCGCCCGGCGTGGAATTTCAGGCTGTCGGCCACCGCGGGCAGCGCGGTTTTCGTCGCCATGTTGACCGCGAACGCGATCTTGCCGATGTCGCCGCCGGGGTTGCTGTCGACGTAATAGGTGACGTCCGACTTCAGCCGGTCGCCCGGGCGCGTCACCATCGATTCCGGAAGCGGGTTGACCACCCACGCGCCGAGGTTTTTTGCCGGCACGACCGCGTCCGCGCGATGCGCGTCCATTTCGGGGTCAAGCTTGTCCTGGCACTTCATCGCGGGCGCGTCCTTCCAGTGGACGTACCACGGAAACGCCTCGCGATCGGCCGCGCGCTCGATCGTGAAGTGACGCGGCGACACGAGCGGCAGCACGAGCAGGTGGTAGAGATATTGTTTGCCGCCCTCGCGGCAGGACGCGCCGTCAAAGACGTAGGGCATGAAGGTGCGCCGTCCCTTGTTCTCCGGGTATTCCGGCGAAACCTGATCGAAGTGGTCGATGTCCGTGACGATGCGCCACACCGTCGGCGGCTCCTTGTCGACGATGACGCGCAGGTAGCCGCGCTTGGTGGATTCGCCGCCGTCGAGAAGCCGCGTCACGGGCTTGCCCGCCGCGAGATCGGCCATTTCCGACGCGGTGAACGCGATATCCGGCACCGGCGCTTTGCGTCCGGCCGCGAGCGCGAACTTCGAATCGGCCGCGGCTTGCCACGCGTCGTATCCGTCCGCCGCCCGCGCATCCGGCGCCGCCAAAAGCGCGGCCAACCCGGCAAGGACGCACGCTGCGCCAAAGGCGCGCGCGCGTTTATCGGACGCTCCGTGACAATTACCTGACCTTTTCATCCATTTTTCCATAGACGCCCTCCGGAACTTTTTGTAGGGTGCGTTTCGAGGCTGCGCTAGATCATATTTGGACTTGACGGGTCCTGATTTGAATGCTACAAAAAACAGCGTCGAAGATCGGTCGATCCATTGGGGGAATTCTTCCGCCGTTCGTCAAGCGCGCACTTCGCGCATCCGGCGGGAATCGGGGTCAGCGGCAAAACATGACCGCTTTCAATCAGCACGAAACGCCCGGCACGACGGCGCATGTTCGCGCCCCCGGCTCGACGCCCATTTTTTTGACTCGCTTGTCGGGATTTATTCGCAACAAGCAGCCCCGGCGCGCGGCATCGGTTTTGACCGCCGCCGGCGTTCTTTTTCGGCATGTTCTATCGAGACTAAGTCGCAATATTATTTCGCGCTCTTGTCGCGACAGAGTTTCAATAATCGCGAAATTCCTGGCCCAAGCCGTGATCTTGACCGGCGACCCCTCTATTTTTCTGACTTCTTATCGGGATCAAGTTTCGATAATGACACCTGTTCCTGAACCCGGAGGATGTGCGTGAGCGCCCAGGAAACCTTTGATTCGATCGACAACGTGATCGCGCCGGGGAGCGTCGATCCAATCGATCGTTTCAAGGAATACCTCGCCAAACGCAGCCTGCGCATGACGCGCGAGCGGCGCATCCTCGTGGAAGAGATTTTCAACGGCCAGCACCATTTCACGGTATCCGATCTATGCGAGCGCCTGGTCGCCGCGGGCTTGCGCGGGGCGAGCCGTTCGACGGTTTACCGCGCCATCCCGCACCTTCTGGACGCGGGCCTCATCTTCGAGGTGTCGCTGAAAAGCGGCAACGAGGAGCAGGTCTACGAAAACACGCTCGTGCCGCGCCACCACGACCACCTGACCTGCGAGAAGTGCGGCGAGGTGATCGAGTTCGACAACGAGGCGATCCACGAGATGCGCGAGCACGTCGCCCGCAAATACGGCTACATGCTGCGGCGCCACGTCCTGCACCTGCGCGGCATCTGCGCGCGCTGCCAGGAGGGGCTCTCGCCCGAGGAGATGGAATCGTGACGCGCCGCGACGCCGATACCGACCTGCGCTGCCGCGATTGCCACAAGCTCATTGCGCGCCTCGACGGCGACTGCGTCGTCGTCCGGTGCGCCCGGTGCAAGTCGGAAATCCGGCTCGCCATTACGACGGAATCAACGCGCGGAAAAAATCCGCGCTCTTCGGCCGTCCCGGGCGCGAGCGCGCGCGGGCGGAACACGGGCCAGGGGCCCTGGAGTTAACCATGCAAGCTCTCATCACCGCCGCGACATCCACCTTGACCCTCCGCCAGTGCAAGCGCGGCGAGCGCGTGCGCATCGTCGGCCTGGCCGGCGCCGGCCCGATCCGCCGCCGCCTGATGGAGATGGGCTTCCTGCCCGGCGCCACCGTCGAGGTCCGCCGCTTCGCGCCGCTGGCCGATCCGATCGAGTTCGTCCTGCGCGCAAGCCACGTGTCGCTGCGCAAGGCCGAAGCCGAGATGATCACCGTGGAGCGGTTCGCCAACTAGGCGCGCGCGCGATGGCTTCTCCTCTCGTGACCCCCGCCCCCGCGAGCGCGGCCACCGCGGCCAAACCGCTGCGCATCGCCCTGTGCGGCAATCCGAACTCCGGCAAGACGACCGTCTTCAACGCGATGACGGGATCCTGGCAGAAGGTCGGGAACTGGCCGGGCGTCACCGTGGAGAAGAAGGAAGGCCGGTGCACATTCGAAGGTCGAGCGATCCACGTGGTCGATCTGCCCGGCACGTACAGCCTGTCGCCGTACACGATCGAGGAGATCGTCGCGCGCAATCATTTGCTCGACGACCGCCCGGACGTGATCGTGCAGGTCGTCGACTCCACGAACCTGGAGCGGAACCTCTACTACACGACGCAGCTTCTCGAACTCGGCATGCCGCTCGTCCTGGCGATGAACGTGTACGACGAGTTCGAAAAATCGGGCGCTCGGCTTGATCTTGCGCTCCTGGCCGCGCGGCTTTCGGTCCCGGTCGTCACGACGGTCGGCATCCGCGGCAAGGGGATCAAGGAATTGCTCGCGGCGTGCGTGAAACGGGCCGAGGCCAGGGACGCCCCCCGTCCCGCGTCGGTTGACTACGGCCTCGACCTCGAGGTGCAGATCAAGAGCATCGAGGATTCCGCGAGTCTCGCGGGATTGCAGGAGAGCGGTTTCGATCGCCCCACGCGCTGGACGGCCGTGAAGCTGCTCGAAAACGACACCGATGTCGAAAATCGCCTTTCCACGACGGCCAACGGAGAGTGGAAGGACATCGCGGGCGCCGCCGAGGCCGCGCGCCGGTTTGTCGCCGACGAGTTCCAGGACGAGCCGCAGATGGTGCTTGCGCAACGGCGCTACGCGTTCATCGGCCGCGTGCTCGACGAGGTGTACGAGGCACCCGTCGATCAGCCCCGCCGCATCACCGACCGGATCGACGCCGTCCTGACGCACCGGCTGTTCGGCCTGCCGTTTTTCTTCTTCGTGATCTGGGCGATGTTCCAACTCACCTTTACGGTCGGCTCGTATCCGCAGGACTGGATCGACGCGGGCGTCGCGTGGCTTGGCGAGGGCATCACGACAATCATGGGCGCGGGCTTCTATCGCGATCTCATCGTGGAGGGCGCGCTGAACGGCGTCGGCTTCGTCATCGTGTTCCTGCCAAACATCCTCATCCTGTTTTTCTGCATCAGCCTGATCGAGGACACCGGCTACATGGCGCGCGCCGCGTTCCTGATGGACCGCGTGATGCGTTCGGTGGGTTTGCAGGGGAAATCGTTCATCCCGATGCTGATGGGATTCGGCTGCAATGTTCCCGCGATCATGGGAACGCGCGTGCTGCCGACCGAGCGCGACCGCCTGCTCACCATGATGGTCAATCCGCTGATGTCCTGCTCCGCGCGCCTTCCCGTTTATATCCTGCTCGCGGGAACGTTCTTCGCCGCCGAATGGGCCGGCACCGTCATCTTCAGCATGTACGCGCTTGGCATCGGCTTGGCGATCTTCATCGCGCTGCTGTTTTCGCGCACGATCCTTCGCGGCGAGTCGTCGCCGTTCGTCATGGAGCTGCCCCCGTATCGCGTCCCCACGCTTCGCGGCTGCGCGATCCAGATGTGGGATCGCGGCAAGATCTTCCTCAAGAAGATGAGCACCGTCATCCTCATCGGATCGGTGACCGTCTGGACGCTCTCCTATTTCCCGCGCCACGCGGATGAAACGGCCGTCGCCGATGCCGGATTCGTCGCGGTCAACGCCGCCGCGGCGGTCGGCGAAACGGACGATCTCGCCGATGCCGGCGCCGCCGAACCGGTCGCCGAGACGGAGCGCGACATGGGAGAGAGCTATCTGGCGGGCATCGGCCGCGCGCT belongs to bacterium and includes:
- a CDS encoding transcriptional repressor translates to MSAQETFDSIDNVIAPGSVDPIDRFKEYLAKRSLRMTRERRILVEEIFNGQHHFTVSDLCERLVAAGLRGASRSTVYRAIPHLLDAGLIFEVSLKSGNEEQVYENTLVPRHHDHLTCEKCGEVIEFDNEAIHEMREHVARKYGYMLRRHVLHLRGICARCQEGLSPEEMES
- the feoB gene encoding ferrous iron transport protein B, producing MASPLVTPAPASAATAAKPLRIALCGNPNSGKTTVFNAMTGSWQKVGNWPGVTVEKKEGRCTFEGRAIHVVDLPGTYSLSPYTIEEIVARNHLLDDRPDVIVQVVDSTNLERNLYYTTQLLELGMPLVLAMNVYDEFEKSGARLDLALLAARLSVPVVTTVGIRGKGIKELLAACVKRAEARDAPRPASVDYGLDLEVQIKSIEDSASLAGLQESGFDRPTRWTAVKLLENDTDVENRLSTTANGEWKDIAGAAEAARRFVADEFQDEPQMVLAQRRYAFIGRVLDEVYEAPVDQPRRITDRIDAVLTHRLFGLPFFFFVIWAMFQLTFTVGSYPQDWIDAGVAWLGEGITTIMGAGFYRDLIVEGALNGVGFVIVFLPNILILFFCISLIEDTGYMARAAFLMDRVMRSVGLQGKSFIPMLMGFGCNVPAIMGTRVLPTERDRLLTMMVNPLMSCSARLPVYILLAGTFFAAEWAGTVIFSMYALGIGLAIFIALLFSRTILRGESSPFVMELPPYRVPTLRGCAIQMWDRGKIFLKKMSTVILIGSVTVWTLSYFPRHADETAVADAGFVAVNAAAAVGETDDLADAGAAEPVAETERDMGESYLAGIGRALDPIFAPLGFDWQTNVAILTGFVAKEIVVSTYGVIYQVGDEVDETSQALRNKLASSSALTPLTALALMAFVLIYTPCLGTMAAIRRETQSWKWTLFSIGYSMLLAYAVAFTIVHGGRLLGFA
- a CDS encoding ferrous iron transport protein A produces the protein MQALITAATSTLTLRQCKRGERVRIVGLAGAGPIRRRLMEMGFLPGATVEVRRFAPLADPIEFVLRASHVSLRKAEAEMITVERFAN
- a CDS encoding helix-turn-helix domain-containing protein, whose product is MIGRCEELLSGWKEIAAYLDRSVRTVQRWARHKGLPVTWPAGTRSTPCASKAALRAWALGEEAFHSPANMRERQESPRAVACGSDSLLHSPEAMP
- a CDS encoding four helix bundle protein — protein: MKHDNLRIRTSEFALRILRLTESLPKSRAADTIARQLLRAGTSVAANYRAACRAKSKKDFVFKLGIVEEECDESLFWMELLVKSEIVKEQRLADLMRETSEILKIVVASAKTAKSRQSLS
- a CDS encoding SGNH/GDSL hydrolase family protein; the encoded protein is MGAKPRLATPPPRRSWSLRRSLVRLYRKTRAVILAIAVTILGAHFASYLVLPDLHDLLELDDVLRYRVRALTRVYDFHYLPKDHRVLSYVTGPYGERIADSGTPREYAPPYIICVGDSVTFGMGVNGDETYAYRLGQRLAGRANVLNFGVLGYTGYQSSMMAEDMAGRFDAALVIFQINANDDDPVVALNPLYEDNLVANTRLGRIALFFLWVKEIGDRHQTRVPDSLASVRNLLHVLEKRDTPILFTFKAIVDRQYRESLPPSLLNGELQKLRESSNARSSAFPIRYFKSHVLRSSHHLNPEGHEKLAADLERVILRDFPDVLKN